The Coleofasciculaceae cyanobacterium sequence GAAGCAGTCTATTACGGATAAGCTTCGAGACCGAAGGGAATCCTTTAGGGCAAATGCTTTAGTATAAGCTCCGCGTCCGCTGCTTTGTCTTTCCCCTTTTTGATCTATTTAGATTGAGCAGCTCGATACTTGGCAGCTTTAGTTAATAAAGACTCCGCAAAGGCGATCGCATCTTCAGCAGATTAAATTAGTCAGGACTGGCAGGTATTAGCTGCTAAAATAGAGAAACTTTTTTACTGAATCATCGCTAATCAGCTTATGTCTTCGCCTGCTATCACAACAATTGTAAAGATGGTTGAATCTTTGCCGGATGACTTGCAAGAAAAAGTTGCAGAGCATATTCGGGAGTACATTGCTGATTTGGAAGATGAAAAGCAATGGGACACTTCGTTTAAGCGAACGCAAGAGAATTTAGTGGCAGCGGCTCGCAAAGCGAAACAAGAGATTGCAGCGGGTAAATCAGTCCCGATGGATTATGAGCAACTATGAAGTCAGCAACGCTGCCGTCCTTTTGGGAGAATTACCGAGAACTAAGTGATGAAGTGAGAGCAGGGGCAAGAAAAGCATATCGATTGTGGGCAGAAAACCCATTTCATCCATCGCTACATTTCAAGTGCATCAACAGCAAATAAGGAATTTGGTCAGTACGAGTGACGCGGAGTCATCGTGCGCTTGGTGTTTTAGAGGGGGACACAGTGACATGGTTTTGGAGATTGCGATCATAATGAGTACGAAGCGTTCTATTCATAAGCGCCACTTTTCTGTTTTATAAGAATAATGTTTGAGACGAATGACATCACTAACTTGTCCCTTGCAGTTTTTTAAGAGGGTTTTCCACGGAATGATATCCAGAAAAAGTCTGGATATCACCGACGAATATACGGAAAGTTTCGCGATCTCATTCTATATGAGGTAGATATGCGGAAAGTTTCTGCTTTTTATCCCACATAGAGTTAATATCTAAAAAGTTTCAATCTAATAAATAGTTATACTGCTTGAGCTATCGGTGAGGTGCGTTAACGGTAAGCAGCTAGAATTGAGTTGTAAAACTCATGCCCGTGAAGATTTGTGACTAAAGCCAAACCAAGCGACATTTGCCAAATTCGGTGTTTTAACGCAGAGTTAGTTATTCAGGTTAGTGAAGCACTGCCGGGAGATGATCTTTTAGAAAATGCTCAAATTCTTTTCGGTGCTTTGGCAGACAAATCACGCCTGAAGATTCTCCATGCTCTGAGTGATGGTCAAGAGCTTTGCGTCTGCGATGTGGCTTCACTGCTTGAAGTTAAGATTGCGTCCGCCTCTCATCACCTGCGAAAACTGCGTGACCTCAAAATTCTAAAGTATAGAAACGATGGCAAGCTAGCTTACTACTCTCTGAAAGACCAGCGGATAGCTGAGATTCTTTGTTATGTCTTGAAGCAACTTGCCGAATAAACATTCTAACGCTGGTTAGAATATGAGACTTTCGTGATAACATTCTAATATTCATTTGAATGTTAGAATGAGCGGGTGAGCTATGAGTGATAACTGCTGTCAAAACAAGGGTTGCGAGCTAACGAAGCTGAAAAAACAGCAAGCCAAGGTGCTTTGGGTGGTTTTGTTCATCAACCTAGTGATGTTTTTTGTTGAATTTGGAGCAGGCATTCGCGCAGATTCGCTATCTTTGACGGGAGACTCGCTCGATATGCTGGGCGATACATTAGTTTACGCAATCAGTTTATATGTCATTAACAAGGGCAGTAAGGTTCAGGCTGGGTCAGCCTTTGTTAAGGGATTTATCATGTTTTTGTTTGCGATCGCAGTCTTTGCAAGGGCAACCTACCAATTATTTGCGGGTGCAACCCCAGAAGCAACTATTATGAGCACGATTGGAGTTATGGCGTTA is a genomic window containing:
- a CDS encoding metalloregulator ArsR/SmtB family transcription factor; translation: MTKAKPSDICQIRCFNAELVIQVSEALPGDDLLENAQILFGALADKSRLKILHALSDGQELCVCDVASLLEVKIASASHHLRKLRDLKILKYRNDGKLAYYSLKDQRIAEILCYVLKQLAE
- a CDS encoding cation transporter gives rise to the protein MSDNCCQNKGCELTKLKKQQAKVLWVVLFINLVMFFVEFGAGIRADSLSLTGDSLDMLGDTLVYAISLYVINKGSKVQAGSAFVKGFIMFLFAIAVFARATYQLFAGATPEATIMSTIGVMALLANLVCLLLLTRHRKDNLNMSSVWLCSRNDIIANTSVLIAAGLVFLTHSVLPDLAVGLLLTFIFAKSAGQVLSQSWREMQQV